The Leptospira sp. WS39.C2 genome contains a region encoding:
- a CDS encoding sterol desaturase family protein produces MFGGPVQCELVLDCVSKIGFAQGVLNILRYYPIAGLAFLLFYVWRKDYFESYRIQKLYPKAEKVWKEFRQSAVTLLVFTLIAVTNITLMKAKITPSAVYFGPVSGVWEVSYIIISFLLITIWHETWFYWMHRFAHLKKVYPHVHSEHHQSVNPSPLAAYRFQATEAFLEAIYIVPFVMFVPVHFYVVLFHTFYAMILNIWWHLGYEFFPKGWASHPITKWINTSTHHNQHHQKFQGNYSLYFNVWDRIMGTNFPNYETYYEQVVGERERNRSEKELQSKEKNHILSVPT; encoded by the coding sequence ATGTTTGGTGGTCCCGTTCAATGTGAATTGGTTCTCGATTGTGTATCCAAAATTGGGTTTGCCCAAGGTGTATTAAATATTTTACGTTATTATCCAATCGCAGGATTGGCTTTCCTCCTATTCTATGTTTGGCGAAAGGATTATTTCGAATCCTACCGAATCCAAAAATTGTATCCAAAAGCAGAAAAAGTTTGGAAAGAGTTTCGTCAATCTGCTGTAACCTTATTAGTTTTTACGCTAATAGCTGTCACAAACATCACTCTCATGAAAGCAAAGATCACACCTAGTGCTGTGTACTTTGGTCCTGTTTCTGGTGTCTGGGAAGTGAGTTACATTATTATCAGTTTCCTTCTTATTACAATATGGCATGAGACATGGTTTTATTGGATGCACCGGTTTGCTCATTTGAAAAAAGTATACCCCCATGTTCACTCGGAACACCACCAATCAGTCAATCCTTCCCCACTCGCTGCCTACAGGTTCCAAGCTACGGAAGCATTTTTAGAAGCAATTTATATTGTTCCCTTCGTGATGTTTGTTCCCGTTCATTTTTATGTAGTTCTTTTCCACACCTTTTATGCCATGATCCTAAATATTTGGTGGCACCTTGGTTATGAATTTTTCCCAAAAGGTTGGGCATCACATCCAATCACAAAATGGATCAATACTTCAACCCACCACAACCAACACCACCAAAAGTTCCAAGGAAACTATTCATTGTATTTTAATGTTTGGGACCGAATTATGGGGACTAACTTTCCTAATTACGAAACGTATTACGAACAAGTGGTAGGTGAGAGGGAAAGGAATCGAAGTGAAAAAGAGTTACAATCGAAGGAAAAGAATCATATTCTAAGCGTACCAACATAG
- a CDS encoding helix-turn-helix domain-containing protein, which yields MNYLIAFSAGLSFLFGVGEFLRKNASRQIQVQGFLFLFAAFFQFHTYLTCTELYQLVPHLYLVHLPFTACIGSLLKHYFSELWNESPNKNEFSYWELVPAFLVLSLMFPFYISPADEKIAIHKAYLERGVPLKFQIIILLAVLPIFYSAYYVFSNMFLYIRWESFKKSAHLRLVGLVVGFGALVSAIGVYTLFFHARHGLQIVSFFLSCLIISVYILRQKSPELWGEVQRIVSEEKKYQTSQLGSFDLEDLHNRFKHLMENKKVYLDETINLEKLAKQMNLSEHQLSEFLNSHLKKSFFQILNHYRIKEAKTLFANFPEKNILTIAYEVGFPSKSTFYDAFKRELGQSPSEYRKNLKK from the coding sequence ATGAACTACTTAATAGCATTTTCAGCAGGGTTATCCTTCTTGTTTGGTGTAGGCGAATTTCTTAGGAAAAATGCGAGTAGGCAAATTCAAGTCCAAGGATTTTTATTTTTATTTGCGGCTTTTTTCCAGTTCCACACCTACTTAACCTGCACAGAGCTGTATCAATTGGTTCCCCATTTGTATTTGGTCCATCTACCATTCACAGCTTGTATTGGCTCACTCTTAAAACATTATTTTTCTGAATTATGGAATGAAAGCCCAAACAAAAATGAATTTTCTTACTGGGAATTGGTTCCCGCGTTTTTGGTATTAAGTTTAATGTTTCCTTTTTATATTTCACCTGCAGATGAAAAAATTGCGATCCACAAAGCTTATTTAGAAAGAGGAGTCCCTCTCAAGTTTCAAATCATCATTTTATTAGCGGTTTTACCTATTTTTTATTCGGCGTACTACGTATTTTCAAACATGTTTCTTTACATTCGATGGGAATCCTTTAAAAAATCAGCACACCTCCGTTTGGTGGGACTTGTTGTTGGATTTGGTGCTTTAGTGAGTGCGATTGGAGTTTATACTTTATTTTTTCATGCGAGGCATGGATTACAAATTGTGTCTTTTTTCTTATCTTGTCTTATCATCAGTGTTTATATTTTGCGTCAAAAAAGTCCTGAACTATGGGGTGAAGTGCAAAGGATTGTCAGCGAAGAGAAAAAATACCAAACTTCGCAATTAGGATCTTTTGATTTAGAAGACCTTCACAATCGATTCAAACATTTAATGGAAAACAAAAAAGTATATTTAGATGAAACAATCAATTTGGAAAAATTGGCAAAACAAATGAATTTGTCAGAACACCAACTTTCTGAATTTCTCAATTCACATTTGAAAAAAAGTTTCTTCCAAATACTAAACCATTACCGTATCAAAGAAGCCAAAACTTTATTCGCCAATTTTCCCGAAAAAAATATTTTAACAATCGCCTATGAAGTTGGATTTCCTTCCAAATCTACATTTTATGATGCATTCAAAAGGGAACTGGGACAAAGCCCGAGTGAATACCGCAAGAATCTGAAAAAATAA
- a CDS encoding MlaE family ABC transporter permease gives MESNQRQSSFLWEGNTLEIHLPEIFNTQEVSIDWVSFMELISKNSPRNISIFAQKLKESDSSGISFLKLVRTECDSRKIQFALHGLDEKFQYRLNITNDDSKKYKEQLAVALRKSEQIGKLTIDSLLEFKYLVTFTGELTVSFWRSFLHPSKIRWKDSFRVAESMGVNAFPIIAMIGFLLGLIMSFQSAIPMRKFGAEIFVANLVGLSLFRELGPLMTAFILSGRSGSAFAAELGTMKVSEEIDALTTMGLPPVQFLIIPRLVASLIVTPLLTIVFNLFGLIGGAVVLVSFGFPLITFVNQVNIAVGLSDILGGLLKSYFFGMIIASIGCYRGLKTASGAGAVGESTTSAVVGSIILVSILDGIFSVLYFYLRI, from the coding sequence GTGGAATCTAACCAAAGACAATCTTCATTTTTGTGGGAAGGGAATACCTTAGAGATTCATTTGCCCGAAATTTTTAATACACAGGAAGTTTCAATAGATTGGGTCAGTTTTATGGAGTTAATTTCAAAAAACTCTCCGAGAAATATCTCTATTTTTGCTCAAAAATTAAAGGAATCAGACTCATCAGGAATTTCTTTTTTAAAATTGGTTAGAACGGAATGTGATTCTAGAAAGATACAATTCGCCTTGCACGGATTAGATGAAAAATTTCAATATAGACTGAATATCACAAACGATGATAGTAAAAAATACAAAGAACAACTTGCCGTTGCTTTAAGAAAATCGGAACAAATTGGTAAGTTGACAATTGATTCCTTATTGGAATTCAAATACTTAGTCACCTTTACAGGTGAACTTACTGTATCTTTTTGGCGTTCCTTTTTACACCCATCCAAAATCAGATGGAAAGATAGTTTCCGTGTTGCTGAATCTATGGGTGTGAATGCATTTCCTATCATTGCGATGATAGGATTTTTACTTGGTCTCATCATGTCTTTCCAATCTGCCATTCCTATGAGGAAATTTGGTGCAGAAATTTTTGTCGCAAACCTTGTTGGATTATCTTTGTTTCGAGAACTCGGCCCACTCATGACGGCATTTATTTTATCAGGAAGGTCTGGTTCTGCGTTTGCTGCGGAACTGGGAACTATGAAAGTATCCGAAGAAATTGATGCCTTAACTACGATGGGTTTACCCCCGGTGCAATTTCTCATCATTCCAAGGCTTGTCGCATCTCTTATTGTCACTCCACTACTCACAATCGTATTCAATTTATTTGGTCTCATTGGTGGGGCAGTGGTGCTCGTGAGTTTTGGTTTTCCACTCATTACTTTTGTGAATCAGGTGAACATTGCGGTTGGACTTTCCGATATTCTAGGAGGACTGCTAAAATCTTATTTTTTCGGGATGATCATCGCTTCCATTGGTTGTTACCGTGGATTAAAAACTGCTTCTGGTGCAGGAGCCGTTGGCGAATCCACCACATCGGCTGTGGTTGGTTCGATCATCTTAGTTTCCATCTTAGATGGAATTTTTTCCGTCTTATATTTTTACTTACGAATATGA
- a CDS encoding ABC transporter ATP-binding protein, which yields MKDKPIIRVEHLTTGYGHSVIMEDISFDVYKGEIFGILGGSGCGKSTVLKNMIGLTKPFSGRIWIDEDDIVLAQGKQKVKIWNRIGVMYQQSALFGSMSLLENVRLPLEEFTNLPIPIMNEIVMTKLKMVGLFPFSHLSPSELSGGMKKRAAIARAMAMDPEIIFLDEPSAGLDPITSVELDHLIIRLSRTLGVTFVIVTHELPSVFTMADRVIVLDKSKKGIIAEGKPKDLKEKSKDPFVRQFFNRIPQESAPL from the coding sequence ATGAAAGATAAACCAATAATTCGTGTTGAACATCTAACAACTGGATACGGTCACTCTGTAATCATGGAAGATATTTCTTTTGATGTATATAAAGGAGAGATCTTTGGAATTTTAGGTGGTTCAGGTTGCGGCAAATCAACAGTCTTAAAAAATATGATCGGATTAACAAAACCTTTCAGTGGTCGAATTTGGATCGATGAAGATGATATAGTTTTAGCACAGGGAAAACAAAAAGTAAAAATTTGGAACCGGATCGGAGTGATGTACCAACAAAGTGCTTTGTTTGGATCAATGTCACTTCTTGAAAATGTTCGTTTGCCTTTGGAAGAATTTACAAATCTACCCATCCCCATCATGAACGAAATTGTTATGACAAAATTAAAAATGGTGGGACTATTTCCTTTTTCCCATCTCAGTCCGTCTGAGTTATCAGGGGGAATGAAAAAAAGAGCTGCCATCGCAAGGGCTATGGCCATGGATCCTGAAATTATTTTTTTAGACGAACCAAGTGCAGGCCTTGATCCCATCACAAGTGTGGAACTTGATCATTTAATCATCCGTTTGTCGAGGACCTTAGGTGTTACCTTTGTGATCGTCACACACGAATTGCCATCAGTGTTTACGATGGCAGACCGTGTCATCGTGTTAGATAAATCCAAAAAGGGAATCATCGCGGAAGGGAAACCAAAAGATCTAAAAGAGAAATCAAAAGATCCATTTGTTAGGCAATTTTTCAACCGAATTCCACAGGAGAGTGCTCCCTTATGA
- a CDS encoding MlaD family protein, giving the protein MNQSNKIYFKVGVFVLVSFFTLILFLIVFTAGNIFQRSVSLETYFDESVQGLDIGSPVKHRGVKVGTVQEITFVQNEYADKLNEDTALRYGRYVLIKMSVPDFIKGVYGNDLKKTVERMIQSGLRVRLASQGLTGTAYLEVDYLNPEKNPPLSIEWEPKTVYIPSAPSTISRFTASVDKFFDKVEKADVDKILMGVGDLIKNLNQTILDARLGDLSREATSLLVDLRKTNGEVKALIASPETQNLPKKLDQTVVQLQTTLKRLDTLLASNQGDISTSIENLRIASEDLKEVTANAKKYPSQFLFGDAPNKSKLWK; this is encoded by the coding sequence ATGAACCAATCTAATAAAATTTATTTTAAAGTTGGAGTATTTGTTTTAGTAAGTTTTTTTACTTTAATCCTTTTTCTCATTGTATTCACTGCTGGGAATATTTTCCAAAGGTCAGTGAGTTTGGAAACTTACTTTGATGAGTCGGTACAAGGTTTAGATATAGGATCACCTGTGAAACACCGTGGCGTAAAAGTAGGTACTGTCCAAGAAATCACATTTGTGCAAAACGAATACGCCGACAAATTAAACGAAGATACAGCACTACGGTATGGACGATATGTCCTTATTAAAATGTCTGTCCCTGATTTTATAAAAGGTGTATATGGGAATGACTTAAAAAAAACCGTTGAAAGGATGATCCAAAGTGGGCTTCGTGTTCGTCTCGCCTCACAAGGATTAACTGGAACTGCATATTTGGAAGTGGATTATTTAAATCCTGAAAAAAACCCACCTCTTTCAATAGAATGGGAGCCAAAAACAGTTTATATTCCATCAGCCCCAAGTACCATCTCCAGGTTTACCGCTTCGGTAGATAAGTTTTTTGATAAAGTGGAAAAAGCTGATGTTGATAAAATTTTGATGGGAGTTGGTGATTTGATTAAAAACTTAAACCAAACCATCTTAGATGCAAGGTTAGGTGATCTTTCGAGAGAGGCTACGTCCTTACTTGTAGATTTAAGAAAAACGAATGGTGAAGTAAAAGCACTTATTGCAAGTCCAGAAACACAAAATCTCCCTAAAAAATTGGACCAAACTGTCGTCCAATTACAAACAACTCTCAAACGTTTGGATACCTTGCTTGCTTCCAACCAAGGGGATATTTCTACATCAATTGAAAATTTACGCATTGCTTCCGAAGATTTGAAAGAAGTCACTGCGAATGCAAAAAAATACCCATCGCAATTCCTATTTGGAGATGCGCCAAACAAATCTAAACTTTGGAAATAA
- a CDS encoding sterol desaturase family protein, protein MRLIESIAPFYFLFMIVEIVYTRIKKKEFYFYEDSLADLSLGVLSRIFDGLVLLGLVFVYDKLYNLSFGVELLSKLYLAPSSILHWIFLFVLLDFLFYVAHRYSHEIKILWASHVVHHSSEEFNLSVALRQSFIRNIGIGMFYLPLALLGFPVESYLIIDALNRTYQFWVHTRTIKKLPSWFESIFVTPSHHRVHHAMNPEYIDKNYGGVFIVWDKLFGTYCEETIEPRYGLTTQLQNYDPIHANLHVLKDLFSDLIHTKNKWQGILSFVSYPSVRPDDLQLVMDRGIRNPKVWLSHHRLELTNKVHNPVHRNASGTKLYRVFLLSQFIIPTGFTMYFLKRMHLYGLLEVSSVFILLVFSFYSLGKLLEGKKEWISVEIPKYFSWLFLLLYFFKS, encoded by the coding sequence ATGAGACTGATTGAATCGATTGCACCTTTTTATTTTTTATTCATGATCGTTGAGATTGTTTACACACGAATCAAAAAAAAAGAATTTTATTTTTACGAAGACTCACTTGCAGATTTGAGCTTAGGTGTGCTCAGCCGAATCTTTGATGGTTTGGTTTTACTTGGCTTAGTTTTTGTTTATGACAAATTATACAATTTATCCTTTGGTGTAGAATTACTTTCCAAACTTTATTTGGCTCCCAGTTCAATATTACACTGGATATTTTTATTTGTTCTTTTGGATTTTTTGTTTTATGTAGCTCATCGTTATAGCCATGAAATCAAAATTTTATGGGCTTCCCATGTGGTTCACCATTCAAGCGAAGAGTTTAATTTGTCCGTGGCACTTAGACAATCCTTCATTCGGAATATTGGAATTGGTATGTTTTATTTACCACTTGCCCTACTTGGATTTCCTGTAGAGTCTTATCTGATCATTGATGCACTAAATCGGACTTATCAATTTTGGGTGCATACTCGAACGATTAAAAAGTTACCTAGTTGGTTTGAGTCTATATTTGTCACTCCTTCTCACCATCGAGTGCACCACGCGATGAACCCAGAGTATATTGATAAAAACTATGGTGGTGTATTTATTGTTTGGGATAAGTTGTTTGGAACATATTGTGAAGAAACAATTGAACCTAGGTATGGGCTCACTACCCAATTACAAAATTATGATCCAATTCATGCCAATTTACACGTATTAAAAGATTTGTTTTCTGATTTGATCCATACAAAAAATAAATGGCAGGGCATCCTTTCTTTTGTTTCTTATCCATCCGTTCGCCCTGATGATTTGCAATTAGTAATGGATCGTGGAATCAGGAATCCCAAAGTTTGGTTGTCCCACCATCGTTTGGAATTGACAAACAAAGTACACAACCCTGTCCATAGAAATGCCTCGGGTACGAAATTATACCGTGTGTTTTTATTATCCCAATTCATCATTCCAACTGGATTCACAATGTATTTTTTAAAACGAATGCATTTGTATGGTCTTTTAGAAGTAAGTTCTGTTTTCATCTTACTTGTTTTTTCCTTCTACTCACTTGGAAAATTATTAGAAGGAAAAAAAGAATGGATTTCTGTTGAAATTCCTAAGTATTTCTCTTGGCTATTTTTGCTCTTATATTTTTTTAAATCTTAA
- a CDS encoding VOC family protein, with product MKYLHTMIRVQNLEKALHFFVTILGLKVSRQKDYPEGKFTLVFLTTGGPESSEIELTYNWDQAESYSVGRNFGHLAYEVDNIYDTCEKIQSMGVVIARPPRDGRMAFVRSPDLISIELLQKGSPLPPKEPWISMPNSGEW from the coding sequence ATGAAATACTTACATACAATGATTCGAGTTCAAAATTTGGAGAAGGCTCTCCACTTTTTTGTTACAATTTTGGGATTAAAAGTTTCCAGGCAAAAAGATTACCCAGAAGGAAAATTCACACTTGTTTTTTTAACCACAGGTGGACCCGAGTCTTCCGAAATTGAACTTACATATAACTGGGATCAGGCGGAGTCATATTCGGTAGGAAGGAATTTTGGTCATTTAGCGTATGAAGTTGACAATATATACGATACTTGTGAAAAAATCCAATCGATGGGTGTTGTGATAGCGAGACCTCCTCGGGATGGTCGTATGGCGTTTGTTAGGTCACCTGATCTAATCTCCATTGAATTATTACAGAAAGGGAGTCCTTTACCTCCAAAAGAACCATGGATTTCAATGCCAAATTCGGGAGAGTGGTAA
- a CDS encoding NAD(P)/FAD-dependent oxidoreductase translates to MGKIPKIAVIGAGASGCFVALQIFESLHGNTSIQIFERSKEALSKLRVSGGGRCNVTHQLFDPELLSLRYPRGQKELRWAFERFQPKDTIEWFSKRGVTLKAEADGRMFPTTDKSDTIIECFLNELKKNKIPIHFEQGLVGIYKSDKPTESFRLLWEGGKEEYFDAVVVATGSNRKVWTIVEKLGHSIVNPVPSLFTLTLTNTNLMELTGLVIPNAEIKILPKGKAQTGPLLITHWGLSGPSALKLSAWEARTLFDANYQVELSVNWVLGETTQKVEEYYLKRKESSPSEKISQNPNWKLPSRFFDWVLLESKIQANKRYSDLTKAEIRVLSLNLTQKRLQMVAKGVFKEEFVTAGGVDRKEIQFQTMESKICPGLYFVGEVIDVDGITGGFNFQNAWTTSVIAAQGIRKTFVT, encoded by the coding sequence TTGGGTAAAATACCCAAAATTGCAGTCATTGGTGCCGGTGCATCTGGTTGTTTTGTTGCCCTTCAAATTTTTGAATCATTACATGGGAACACATCCATTCAAATCTTCGAAAGGAGTAAGGAAGCATTGTCAAAACTCCGAGTGTCTGGCGGAGGGCGTTGTAATGTCACTCATCAATTATTTGATCCAGAACTCCTTTCCCTTCGTTACCCTCGTGGCCAAAAGGAATTACGTTGGGCCTTTGAACGTTTCCAACCAAAAGATACGATTGAATGGTTTTCAAAACGAGGTGTAACTCTAAAAGCAGAAGCGGATGGACGGATGTTTCCTACCACTGACAAATCGGATACCATCATCGAATGTTTTTTGAATGAACTAAAAAAAAATAAAATCCCAATTCACTTTGAACAAGGGTTAGTCGGAATTTATAAATCAGATAAACCAACAGAATCTTTTCGACTATTATGGGAAGGTGGTAAAGAGGAATATTTTGATGCCGTTGTTGTGGCTACTGGTTCAAATCGTAAAGTTTGGACGATCGTTGAAAAACTGGGTCACTCAATTGTAAATCCAGTCCCTTCATTATTCACCTTAACATTAACTAATACAAATTTAATGGAATTGACAGGTCTTGTAATTCCAAATGCAGAAATCAAAATTCTACCAAAAGGAAAAGCACAAACAGGTCCCTTACTCATAACCCATTGGGGTCTTAGTGGTCCCAGTGCGCTTAAACTTTCTGCATGGGAGGCTCGGACTTTATTTGATGCCAATTACCAAGTAGAACTTTCAGTAAACTGGGTTTTGGGTGAAACTACACAAAAGGTCGAAGAATATTATCTAAAAAGAAAAGAATCATCACCAAGTGAAAAAATTTCCCAAAATCCCAATTGGAAATTACCTTCTAGATTTTTTGATTGGGTATTATTGGAATCAAAAATACAAGCAAACAAACGTTATTCGGATCTTACAAAGGCGGAAATTCGAGTTTTATCTTTAAATTTAACGCAAAAAAGATTACAAATGGTGGCCAAAGGAGTGTTTAAAGAAGAGTTTGTCACAGCTGGGGGAGTTGATCGTAAAGAAATCCAATTCCAAACTATGGAAAGTAAAATTTGCCCTGGTTTGTATTTTGTTGGTGAAGTGATCGATGTTGATGGAATCACAGGTGGATTCAATTTTCAAAATGCTTGGACGACAAGTGTGATTGCCGCCCAAGGGATTCGTAAAACATTTGTTACTTGA
- the pyk gene encoding pyruvate kinase: MLEDDKIPKKRTKIICTIGPASANRETILNLIYAGMDLARMNFSHSTHEYHKEIFELLRECEQESGKSIGILADLQGPKIRTGKLGSGPIELKSGDQITINNQADFLGSKEEIGCTYQYILNDIDVGHKILIDDGKLAFVVKSKTKEKAVLETVIGGVLKDNKGINLPGTPISAPALSEKDIEDLQFALSLGVDYIALSFVRRASDLEMARQFMKDSYAGLIAKIERPEAIQNIEEIIDHCDGIMIARGDLGVELDTQYVPIIQKEMITKLNQRGKPVITATQMLETMIDNPRPTRAEASDVANAVMDGTDAVMLSGETASGKYPVETVKTMTSIIQAAEESEIYLSHLRSMDRTEFEVERTALGSAAESISRSIHAKAIINFTRSGYSSLLSSEFRPLNPIYSFTPFLGTARKMQLFWGVDSYVMPMMDKFPDMIAFMSKTLKSEGKLKSGDTVVILSGAPGSVAQTVDFIQIHKIK, translated from the coding sequence ATGCTGGAAGATGATAAAATCCCCAAAAAACGCACTAAAATTATATGTACCATTGGACCTGCCTCAGCGAATCGGGAAACCATTCTCAACTTAATTTATGCGGGCATGGACCTTGCTCGTATGAATTTCTCTCATTCCACACACGAATACCACAAAGAAATCTTTGAATTACTCCGGGAATGTGAACAAGAATCTGGAAAATCAATTGGAATTTTGGCCGATTTACAAGGCCCAAAAATCCGTACAGGAAAATTAGGTTCAGGACCTATCGAACTCAAATCGGGTGACCAAATCACAATCAATAACCAAGCAGATTTTCTTGGATCCAAAGAAGAGATAGGTTGTACATACCAATACATATTGAACGATATTGATGTTGGGCACAAAATTCTCATTGATGATGGAAAACTTGCTTTTGTCGTAAAATCCAAAACAAAAGAAAAAGCTGTTTTGGAAACAGTGATTGGTGGAGTTTTAAAAGATAATAAAGGGATCAATTTACCAGGCACCCCGATTTCCGCCCCAGCCCTATCTGAAAAAGACATTGAAGATTTACAATTTGCCTTATCTTTGGGAGTTGATTACATTGCATTATCATTTGTTAGACGAGCAAGTGACTTAGAAATGGCTCGGCAATTTATGAAGGACAGTTATGCAGGCCTGATCGCAAAAATCGAAAGACCAGAAGCGATACAAAATATCGAAGAAATCATCGACCATTGTGATGGTATCATGATTGCGAGAGGTGACCTAGGTGTGGAACTAGATACCCAATATGTTCCCATTATCCAAAAAGAAATGATCACCAAACTGAACCAAAGAGGAAAACCAGTCATTACCGCCACACAAATGTTAGAGACAATGATTGATAATCCAAGACCTACTAGGGCCGAAGCAAGTGATGTGGCAAACGCTGTGATGGATGGAACTGACGCAGTGATGTTATCTGGGGAAACAGCATCTGGAAAATATCCAGTTGAAACAGTAAAAACCATGACAAGTATCATCCAAGCAGCTGAAGAATCTGAAATATATTTATCACACTTAAGGAGTATGGATCGTACTGAATTTGAAGTGGAACGAACAGCACTTGGAAGTGCTGCGGAATCAATCTCCAGATCCATCCATGCAAAAGCCATCATCAACTTTACAAGGTCAGGGTATTCTTCCCTATTATCTTCTGAGTTTCGTCCATTAAATCCAATTTATTCTTTCACACCGTTTTTAGGAACAGCAAGGAAGATGCAATTGTTTTGGGGAGTGGATTCTTATGTGATGCCGATGATGGATAAGTTTCCTGATATGATTGCTTTTATGAGTAAAACATTAAAATCAGAAGGAAAACTAAAATCGGGAGATACGGTTGTTATTTTATCGGGTGCACCAGGATCTGTGGCACAAACAGTCGATTTTATACAAATCCACAAGATCAAGTAA
- a CDS encoding histone deacetylase produces MASNALALIYHSSYNLELPGHVFPAHKYSHLYNRVKRDPVYASWDILLPKKADDGDLELVHTKEYLDDLFSYEHTTRTMYSELPLNRSIVESFIYGVGGTILASELSDKHQFAFNMGGGYHHSFPDRAEGFCYLNDVAIAIRKQKETKPDMNALIIDLDLHQGNGNSYIFQYDDKVYTFSMHQGNLYPKKEISNLDVNLEPNTKDDEYLSILESSLNQIRKDFDSNIIYYVAGADPYEDDSLGELKISMKGLKERDSMVRKFAESQNIPCVVTLAGGYARDFRDTVEIHFNTITAFGEK; encoded by the coding sequence ATGGCATCAAATGCACTTGCTCTCATTTACCATTCTTCGTACAACCTCGAATTGCCTGGTCATGTTTTCCCTGCACATAAGTATTCTCATCTTTATAACCGTGTGAAAAGAGATCCAGTTTATGCTTCATGGGATATCCTCTTACCAAAAAAAGCAGATGATGGCGACTTAGAACTTGTACATACCAAGGAATATTTAGACGATTTGTTCAGTTATGAACACACAACTCGCACGATGTATTCCGAATTACCGTTAAATCGAAGTATTGTGGAAAGTTTTATATATGGAGTAGGTGGAACGATTCTTGCGAGTGAACTTTCCGACAAACACCAATTTGCTTTTAATATGGGCGGTGGTTATCACCACAGTTTTCCAGACAGAGCTGAAGGTTTTTGTTATTTAAATGACGTTGCCATTGCAATACGAAAACAAAAAGAAACAAAACCAGACATGAATGCACTTATCATCGATTTAGACTTACACCAAGGGAATGGCAATTCGTACATTTTCCAATATGATGACAAAGTTTACACATTTTCGATGCACCAAGGTAATCTTTACCCTAAGAAAGAAATATCTAACTTGGATGTGAACTTAGAGCCAAATACAAAGGATGATGAATACTTATCTATTCTTGAATCTTCGTTAAATCAAATCCGAAAAGATTTTGATTCCAATATAATTTATTATGTTGCAGGTGCTGATCCTTATGAAGATGATTCACTCGGAGAACTAAAAATATCCATGAAAGGACTAAAAGAAAGAGATTCAATGGTCAGAAAATTTGCTGAATCACAAAACATTCCATGTGTTGTGACATTAGCAGGTGGATATGCAAGAGACTTTCGTGATACAGTTGAAATTCATTTTAACACAATCACAGCATTTGGTGAAAAATAA